CTCTACGCCCTCCTGGAGATGGCCGCGCGCCTCGGGGTGCCCCAGACCTACGTCCAGGCCATCACCGACGGCCGCGACACGCCGCCCACCTCGGGCGGGCGCTACCTCCACGAGCTGCAGAAGCGCCTCGACGCCATGAGCTACGGAGAGGTCGCGACCATCGTGGGCCGCTACTACGCCATGGACCGCGACAACCGCTGGGAGCGCGTGGAGCTCGCCTACCGCGCCTTCGTGGACGGCGTGGCCGAGCACCGCGCCCACAGCGCCGGCGAGGCCATGGAAGGCGCTTACATGCGCGGCGAGACCGACGAGTTCATCAAGCCGATCATCGTCGCGCCGGAGGGCCGCCTGCGCTCGGGCGACTCGGTGATCTTCTTCAACTTCCGGCCCGACCGGGCCCGCGAGATCACCCGCACCCTGACGGATCCCGGCTTCGACGCCTTCGAGCGGCCCAACTTCCCCGAGCTCCAGTACGTCTGCCTCACCCAGTACGACGCGACCTTCGGGCTGCCCCTGGCGTTCCAGCCCCAGTCGCTCGATCGCATCCTCTCGCCGGTGCTCGCGGACGCGGGCGTGCGCCAGCTGCGCACGGCCGAGACCGAGAAGTACGCCCACGTCACCTTCTTCTTCAACGGCGGGGTCGAGAAGCCCTACCCCGGCGAGGAGCGGGTGCTGGTGCCCAGCCCCAAGGTGGCGACCTACGACCTGCAGCCCGAGATGAGCGCCTTCCAGGTGGCCGACGTGGCCGAGCAGTGGATCAAGGAAGCCAAGACCGACGTCATCATCATGAACCTCGCCAACGCCGACATGGTGGGGCACACCGGCGACATGAAGGCGACGGTGAAGGCGGTCG
This genomic window from Pantanalinema sp. contains:
- the gpmI gene encoding 2,3-bisphosphoglycerate-independent phosphoglycerate mutase, translated to MKNGPLALIILDGWGINPKREGNAIAMAHKPNWDRFITTYPSVAIPTSGEAVGLPPGQMGNSEVGHTNMGAGRVVYQDLVRINKAIYDGDFFTNPVLVEAMEGAKRRGGRLHLMGLVSDGGVHSMQEHLYALLEMAARLGVPQTYVQAITDGRDTPPTSGGRYLHELQKRLDAMSYGEVATIVGRYYAMDRDNRWERVELAYRAFVDGVAEHRAHSAGEAMEGAYMRGETDEFIKPIIVAPEGRLRSGDSVIFFNFRPDRAREITRTLTDPGFDAFERPNFPELQYVCLTQYDATFGLPLAFQPQSLDRILSPVLADAGVRQLRTAETEKYAHVTFFFNGGVEKPYPGEERVLVPSPKVATYDLQPEMSAFQVADVAEQWIKEAKTDVIIMNLANADMVGHTGDMKATVKAVEALDICLGRIIRAIEARGGTAIITADHGNAESMYDPASGEIMTSHTLNPVPLVLVGSDAKLRTGLLSDIAPTMLDILGIPQPKEMTG